One window of the Labilibaculum sp. genome contains the following:
- a CDS encoding HlyD family efflux transporter periplasmic adaptor subunit, protein MAEQKDNIELRSEKVRNIIGQVPSRIIRHGITVLFIVVMILLIGSYFFRYPDTLKGVAHLHSDSSSLYFANINLPYHFIGKIKSGQKVNIELEGYPANNFGLLKGEVSQVFPTPLETNKKSYFIVKATLINGMKSTQNKCIPFYPNLKGNAKITIGEHRLLEKLLSPIVSVFKSKER, encoded by the coding sequence ATGGCAGAGCAAAAAGATAATATAGAACTTAGGAGTGAAAAGGTAAGAAATATCATAGGGCAAGTCCCCTCACGGATAATACGCCACGGAATTACAGTACTGTTTATAGTTGTTATGATTCTTTTGATCGGCAGCTACTTTTTTCGTTACCCGGATACTCTAAAAGGGGTTGCGCATTTGCACTCCGATTCAAGCTCTCTCTATTTCGCAAATATCAACTTGCCCTATCATTTTATTGGAAAGATAAAATCAGGACAAAAAGTAAATATTGAACTGGAAGGTTATCCTGCAAATAATTTTGGTTTGCTAAAAGGAGAAGTCTCTCAGGTATTCCCTACCCCATTAGAAACGAATAAAAAAAGCTATTTTATTGTAAAAGCAACATTAATCAATGGAATGAAAAGCACTCAAAACAAATGCATTCCATTTTATCCAAACCTGAAAGGGAATGCAAAAATAACAATTGGAGAACACCGATTGCTTGAAAAATTACTCTCTCCGATTGTCAGTGTTTTTAAATCAAAAGAACGCTGA
- a CDS encoding outer membrane beta-barrel protein has product MNKLILTFLLLSCFSSFGQTKYKNKVINLNNDDVFGAVATVTDINQHIFYQTVTDGSGCFEIEIPTNIAMDSLQLLISHLAYKTKKCKLSSVLRDSIITLEIDSKQVDDILIVGKKPLYTLENGKTVVNVSEVKFQPSDKSTDILSKLPFVDINSEESIKYENKTAIVIIDGVEQRIEGKALIATLKSIPADQIDKVVLSGNSLGKYNSSKSVIEIYTKSSFENGYYANIDLTGERYSDNKYGASNMFSMFGRYNKIQANFSLQYRPNSRVHSENLDSTIYNPTTIISRNTEWEKAQDVYQGNLSLAYSFDNGDVLNFTANTYNNSGKSNQDMNVGEYGSKFSFYRQKSNYELRDHLYTGLLQFSSNDTLPFHYTIVFDLVAGGENKEGKAEKEEFGGDFLSYFQSKNTMDGTQYTGRFDMTYEVNRVFEINSGIKYINGNINETSYSDTNVIPSTKFKGKEVNAEFYANGQARLSSKLFLGAGIRAELLDYHFNITSGEEILTNSYWTWFPSLKMTYKARGFSSILSIEKSVERPDYYDMLPGISYIDDYSYSVGNTQLKPTTYWSVNSKNTILGFISLWLGYENYKNAIEDVVYQEKGSSVFSVKNLSDLTMWYGRIDVPFTFAKNKLGGYLTAVTVFQNYTNPKNGLFVWDENRNEIHYKWFKGELWWDISERFNVSSQIHYRPKKKTLQYDISQDRIRLNLAAKFALLKNKQLNLTFSAVNVTNSYEENKVYYYNNLKQYEMSNNLALPKYSLGINWKFNRGNNVKKKNYSGEKVNVSRFSK; this is encoded by the coding sequence ATGAATAAACTAATCCTCACCTTCCTCCTTTTATCTTGTTTTTCTTCTTTCGGACAAACAAAATATAAAAATAAGGTTATAAACCTTAATAATGATGATGTATTCGGAGCAGTAGCTACTGTGACGGACATCAATCAACACATTTTTTATCAGACAGTTACTGACGGAAGTGGTTGCTTCGAGATTGAAATCCCTACAAATATAGCGATGGATTCATTACAACTACTTATTTCACATTTAGCTTATAAAACAAAAAAATGCAAATTAAGCAGTGTATTGCGTGACTCTATAATCACATTGGAAATTGATTCAAAGCAAGTTGACGACATATTGATTGTAGGTAAGAAACCACTTTACACATTAGAAAATGGCAAAACGGTTGTTAATGTATCTGAGGTGAAATTTCAACCATCGGATAAATCCACTGACATTCTATCAAAATTGCCTTTTGTGGATATAAATTCTGAAGAAAGCATTAAATATGAGAATAAAACAGCAATTGTAATTATAGATGGAGTAGAGCAGAGAATTGAAGGAAAAGCATTAATTGCGACTTTAAAAAGCATTCCCGCAGATCAAATAGATAAAGTCGTTTTATCAGGTAATTCATTAGGGAAGTATAATTCAAGTAAGTCTGTTATTGAAATCTACACAAAATCATCTTTTGAAAATGGGTATTACGCAAATATTGATTTGACTGGAGAACGCTATTCAGATAATAAATATGGCGCTAGCAATATGTTTTCCATGTTTGGAAGATATAATAAAATTCAAGCAAATTTTAGTTTGCAATACAGGCCTAATTCGAGAGTTCATTCAGAGAATCTTGATAGTACCATTTATAATCCAACAACCATTATAAGTAGAAATACAGAATGGGAGAAAGCTCAAGATGTTTATCAAGGTAATCTCAGTTTAGCATATAGTTTTGATAATGGAGATGTTTTAAATTTTACCGCAAATACATATAATAACTCTGGCAAAAGCAATCAGGATATGAATGTGGGTGAATATGGTTCGAAATTTTCATTCTATCGTCAAAAATCCAATTATGAACTCAGGGATCATCTGTATACTGGCTTGTTGCAGTTTTCTTCGAATGATACATTGCCGTTTCATTACACAATTGTATTCGATTTAGTAGCAGGAGGTGAAAATAAAGAAGGAAAAGCTGAGAAAGAAGAGTTTGGAGGAGATTTCCTATCTTATTTTCAGTCAAAAAACACAATGGACGGAACTCAGTATACAGGAAGATTCGATATGACTTATGAAGTAAATAGAGTATTTGAAATCAATAGTGGTATAAAATACATTAATGGGAATATAAACGAAACTAGCTATTCTGATACTAATGTAATACCGTCTACCAAATTTAAAGGGAAAGAAGTTAATGCTGAATTTTATGCAAATGGCCAGGCCAGATTAAGCAGTAAACTCTTTTTAGGTGCTGGGATTAGGGCAGAGTTATTAGATTATCATTTCAATATCACTAGTGGGGAAGAAATCTTAACTAATAGTTATTGGACTTGGTTTCCAAGTTTAAAAATGACCTATAAAGCGAGGGGGTTTTCGTCAATTTTATCCATCGAAAAAAGTGTTGAACGACCTGATTATTATGATATGTTACCTGGAATAAGTTATATAGATGACTACTCTTATAGTGTTGGCAATACTCAGTTGAAACCGACAACTTATTGGTCAGTTAATTCTAAAAATACAATATTGGGATTTATTAGTTTGTGGTTGGGTTACGAGAATTATAAAAATGCTATTGAGGATGTTGTTTATCAAGAAAAAGGCAGTAGTGTATTTTCTGTTAAAAATCTTAGTGATTTAACAATGTGGTACGGAAGAATTGATGTCCCATTTACTTTTGCAAAAAACAAATTGGGGGGGTATTTAACTGCAGTAACAGTTTTTCAGAATTATACCAATCCTAAAAATGGATTATTCGTTTGGGATGAAAATAGAAATGAAATACATTATAAATGGTTTAAAGGAGAGTTATGGTGGGATATTTCCGAAAGATTTAATGTCTCTTCTCAGATACACTACCGACCTAAAAAAAAGACATTACAGTATGATATATCACAAGACAGAATTAGACTTAATCTAGCTGCCAAATTTGCCTTATTAAAAAATAAGCAATTGAATTTAACCTTTAGTGCAGTGAATGTGACAAATAGTTATGAAGAAAACAAAGTGTATTACTACAATAATCTAAAGCAGTATGAAATGTCGAATAACTTGGCATTACCAAAATATAGCTTAGGGATTAATTGGAAGTTTAACAGAGGGAATAATGTAAAAAAGAAAAATTATTCTGGTGAAAAAGTAAATGTCTCACGATTTAGTAAGTAA
- a CDS encoding TonB-dependent receptor encodes MNQFFTIHFSVKLLITVFFISTCPIAVLAQIQLNSKVVSEDNKPLLGASVVVLNPADSTLLTGTITDEKGEFAFNNLKKRDFILHVSFVGYQTKMIASSVFKNNTKPIILSSSDNKLKEVTVAKARNVVKIEENKIIFNTQTLSETRAASNAFELLDYVPGLLVQNDQVSVVGSSRVTLVINNKITNMSMSQALNFLRSAPASDVKNIEYYFVAPKRFNVHGALINVELKHGIEKGKYSGNVSGNYLRGRKNSYNGNMNFSVSKGKFDLQGIVQHEKNENLNKQKISTFITSDSKSSLKQDMDMNYDKSKQLYSLNPRFNINENSYIDLQYSFIPDKNKVDTYSDVNLNTKLNTVNTVSKNTSLGNSDYQNIALNYKVSDANFGISLTNYQDPTDQSIYILNDLSDFDLDYTTHSTQDIMELNAFANNTSSITKGKSSLEYGISYKKIENKSTYKKQLEQSRFRLTEDRANAYLSLNYQFSPKLSSVFALELEYDKLNFTDKKKQEEFDVVNDYFVFPTLDMTYVASNNHIFKYNFTSFSDYPSFWDLTPNTWSLTPYASVQGNSSLKPQKNYNSQLVYIFKGKYILVFSADLSHDWITQVPFNSEDGYSINYQTINIDKNYTTSMALVVPFSIYKPINSKFTTSISRNQQTDNSHDNYSIDKTNVNFYFSLNNSITLNKTKQIFADLNAYYASGRPQGFYDLDDSFNVDASLRMSLFSNTSLLFSCKDIFNSKTPDAKTQFVGQKNDFKFDFDTRRISLGFIYNFGEKIKMRKETSDLKPSDRFQRN; translated from the coding sequence ATGAACCAATTTTTTACAATACACTTTAGTGTGAAATTACTTATCACAGTTTTTTTTATTTCAACTTGTCCTATTGCAGTATTAGCACAGATACAGCTAAATTCTAAGGTGGTTTCGGAAGATAATAAGCCTTTGCTTGGAGCCAGTGTTGTCGTTTTAAATCCCGCAGACTCAACATTATTAACAGGAACAATTACTGATGAAAAAGGTGAGTTTGCTTTCAACAACCTGAAAAAACGGGATTTTATACTTCATGTTTCGTTCGTAGGCTATCAAACTAAAATGATAGCCTCTTCTGTTTTCAAAAATAACACCAAGCCTATAATTTTGAGTTCGTCTGATAATAAATTGAAAGAAGTTACAGTTGCAAAGGCACGGAATGTTGTTAAAATAGAAGAAAATAAGATTATTTTTAATACTCAGACACTTTCAGAAACAAGAGCAGCCTCAAATGCTTTTGAATTATTAGATTATGTGCCAGGCCTTTTGGTTCAAAACGATCAGGTTTCTGTTGTAGGTTCAAGTAGAGTAACGCTTGTTATTAACAACAAAATTACGAATATGTCGATGAGTCAGGCTCTTAATTTTTTAAGATCGGCTCCTGCTAGCGATGTGAAAAATATTGAATACTATTTTGTTGCACCTAAAAGATTCAATGTTCATGGCGCATTAATTAATGTTGAGTTAAAACACGGTATTGAAAAAGGAAAATACAGTGGCAATGTAAGTGGTAACTATTTAAGAGGACGGAAAAATTCGTATAATGGAAATATGAACTTTTCAGTAAGTAAAGGCAAATTCGATTTACAGGGGATTGTGCAACATGAAAAAAATGAGAACTTAAACAAGCAAAAAATTTCAACCTTTATAACAAGTGATAGTAAGAGTAGTTTGAAACAGGATATGGATATGAACTACGATAAAAGCAAGCAATTGTATAGCTTAAATCCTCGATTCAATATCAACGAAAATTCTTATATAGATTTACAATACAGTTTTATTCCCGATAAAAATAAGGTGGATACTTATAGTGATGTTAACTTAAATACGAAGTTGAATACTGTTAATACAGTAAGTAAGAATACAAGTCTTGGGAATTCTGATTATCAGAACATAGCATTGAATTACAAGGTGTCTGATGCTAATTTTGGGATAAGCCTAACAAACTATCAAGATCCTACCGATCAGAGTATTTATATCTTAAATGACTTATCAGATTTTGATTTGGATTATACAACGCACTCTACACAGGATATTATGGAATTGAATGCTTTTGCTAACAATACATCAAGTATTACAAAAGGGAAATCGAGCTTGGAATATGGTATTTCGTATAAAAAAATTGAAAATAAATCCACGTACAAAAAGCAATTAGAACAATCTCGCTTTCGACTAACCGAGGATAGAGCCAATGCTTACCTATCCTTAAATTATCAATTTAGTCCAAAGTTATCATCAGTTTTTGCTCTCGAACTTGAATACGATAAATTGAATTTTACGGATAAAAAAAAGCAGGAAGAATTTGATGTTGTGAATGATTATTTTGTATTTCCAACATTGGATATGACCTATGTCGCTTCTAATAATCACATTTTTAAATACAATTTCACTAGTTTCTCTGATTACCCTAGTTTTTGGGATTTAACACCCAACACCTGGAGTTTAACACCCTATGCATCGGTACAAGGAAACTCATCATTAAAACCACAAAAAAATTATAATTCGCAGTTGGTTTATATTTTTAAGGGGAAATATATTTTGGTTTTTTCTGCCGATTTATCTCACGATTGGATTACACAAGTCCCATTTAATAGTGAAGATGGTTATTCTATCAACTATCAAACAATAAATATTGATAAAAACTACACAACCAGCATGGCTCTTGTTGTTCCGTTTTCAATTTATAAGCCCATAAATTCAAAATTTACCACTTCTATATCAAGAAATCAACAAACAGATAACTCGCACGATAATTATTCCATTGATAAAACTAATGTGAATTTTTATTTTAGTTTGAATAATAGTATCACATTGAATAAAACCAAACAAATTTTTGCTGACTTAAATGCTTATTACGCCAGTGGCAGACCACAAGGGTTCTACGATTTAGACGATTCGTTTAATGTTGATGCATCTTTGCGTATGAGCTTGTTTAGTAATACTTCTTTATTATTTTCTTGTAAGGATATATTTAATAGCAAGACACCTGATGCAAAAACTCAATTCGTAGGACAGAAGAACGATTTTAAATTTGATTTTGATACTAGAAGAATAAGTTTGGGTTTTATCTATAATTTCGGAGAGAAAATAAAAATGAGAAAGGAAACATCAGATTTAAAACCATCAGATAGATTTCAGCGCAATTAG
- a CDS encoding HAMP domain-containing sensor histidine kinase: MKSKLFKRLGVMSILVLAILIGSQGLWLRQQLEQEEQAFTSKLESTLQGMINFHALQGYSTPNPEKPDVATILMDETANEETDKDTSVELGRSEISTKKYMPDFALGKLIEASFADKSLEKEKFHLCIVDSLFQNNFPEIGRIRAYRMQLMKNDLAIDSLHQGKSMGKVSLNSPSTLHVHIPLGTKEIYVFTADFQLKTFPFLRQMVYSIGISALAIILVAVFMLRLMWALQQQATHLLWRERAVSGMVHDLKSPLSYVYTLLDYLASKEQQPVMQEQLRNASGNVSKLTHKMEILLTLFRAKKKKIVMECASCNLAQKCRDLLSELEIIYQDKQAECKLSIPENLDIHVDPLYFEAALRNLLDNAFKYSDVFAKLEIKAIREQKQLQICVTDSGKGIPQKEQRKIFQEFYRADNNSKGHGIGLAFTQQIVKAHKGRIRLESKLGKGSTFCIVLPEKVII; encoded by the coding sequence ATGAAAAGTAAATTATTCAAGCGACTCGGTGTAATGTCCATACTGGTACTTGCTATACTTATTGGTTCGCAGGGGCTGTGGTTACGGCAACAATTGGAGCAGGAGGAACAGGCATTTACGTCGAAGCTGGAAAGCACCTTGCAAGGCATGATCAATTTTCATGCTTTACAAGGATACAGCACTCCTAATCCTGAAAAACCAGATGTGGCTACTATTTTAATGGACGAAACAGCAAATGAAGAAACAGATAAAGATACTTCGGTTGAATTGGGTAGATCTGAAATTAGCACAAAAAAATATATGCCTGATTTTGCTTTAGGAAAATTGATCGAAGCTTCATTTGCAGATAAAAGTTTAGAGAAAGAAAAATTTCATCTATGTATTGTAGACTCATTGTTTCAAAATAATTTTCCTGAAATCGGAAGGATACGAGCTTATCGTATGCAGCTCATGAAAAATGATCTGGCCATTGATAGTTTGCATCAAGGGAAATCGATGGGTAAAGTAAGTCTAAACTCACCCTCCACATTGCATGTACATATTCCATTAGGCACAAAAGAAATTTATGTTTTTACAGCTGATTTTCAATTGAAAACCTTTCCCTTTTTACGGCAAATGGTATATTCCATAGGCATATCGGCACTCGCAATTATTTTAGTTGCTGTTTTTATGCTACGTTTAATGTGGGCATTACAGCAGCAAGCGACACACTTGCTGTGGCGCGAACGAGCCGTGAGTGGTATGGTACACGATTTAAAAAGCCCTTTATCTTATGTCTATACATTATTGGATTATCTGGCCAGCAAAGAACAACAGCCCGTCATGCAGGAACAACTCCGGAATGCAAGTGGTAATGTCTCCAAATTGACCCACAAAATGGAAATTTTACTGACATTATTCCGTGCGAAGAAAAAGAAGATTGTAATGGAGTGTGCATCTTGCAACTTGGCGCAAAAGTGCAGAGATTTACTCTCGGAATTGGAGATTATCTATCAGGATAAACAAGCTGAATGCAAGCTGTCTATCCCCGAAAATTTAGATATTCATGTAGATCCACTTTATTTCGAAGCAGCCTTGCGAAATTTGTTGGATAATGCGTTTAAATATTCGGATGTATTTGCAAAACTGGAAATTAAAGCCATTCGGGAACAAAAACAGTTACAGATTTGTGTTACAGATTCGGGCAAAGGGATTCCTCAAAAAGAGCAAAGGAAAATTTTTCAGGAATTTTACCGTGCAGATAACAACAGCAAGGGACATGGCATTGGGTTGGCTTTTACCCAACAAATAGTAAAAGCCCACAAAGGGCGCATCAGATTAGAAAGTAAGCTTGGAAAAGGCAGTACATTTTGCATTGTTCTTCCTGAAAAAGTTATTATTTAA
- a CDS encoding response regulator transcription factor has protein sequence MEQLKVLFVDDDINLGHFVTTILETDYNYKVHFQNTLLGIDSIVETLAPDIIILDVEIGKENGMDKAQDIIAKYPQIPLLFVSSHTEDDFITKGISIGGNAYLPKPLSIPVLVSYIQRFALKTSLPQIIELANYQLNLSTNKFFYKKQLIKKLSPFEKNALAVLMEHPNEIVTKEQLAEKLWNHSLETHNSASLNNILSKLRDLFKDNSSLKIRNIRGVGYMMNS, from the coding sequence ATGGAACAATTAAAAGTACTGTTTGTTGATGATGATATTAATTTAGGGCATTTCGTTACGACCATATTAGAGACCGATTATAATTATAAAGTGCATTTTCAAAACACACTGCTGGGAATTGATTCGATTGTAGAGACTCTTGCGCCGGATATTATTATTTTAGATGTGGAAATAGGTAAAGAGAACGGAATGGATAAAGCTCAGGATATTATCGCAAAATACCCGCAAATTCCTCTGTTGTTTGTGTCCTCGCATACCGAAGATGATTTTATAACCAAGGGAATAAGCATTGGGGGGAACGCATATCTGCCAAAACCTTTATCTATACCTGTACTAGTATCTTACATTCAACGTTTTGCTTTAAAAACAAGCTTGCCACAGATAATAGAATTGGCTAATTATCAGCTAAATTTATCAACAAATAAGTTTTTTTATAAGAAGCAGTTAATTAAGAAACTGAGTCCGTTTGAGAAGAATGCTTTGGCAGTGCTAATGGAGCATCCCAATGAAATAGTAACTAAAGAGCAGTTGGCTGAAAAGCTATGGAATCATTCTTTGGAAACGCACAACAGTGCCAGTTTAAACAATATTTTATCGAAATTAAGAGATTTGTTTAAAGATAATTCTTCTCTTAAAATCAGGAACATAAGAGGAGTAGGGTATATGATGAATTCCTAA
- the miaA gene encoding tRNA (adenosine(37)-N6)-dimethylallyltransferase MiaA, whose protein sequence is MSKTLIVLLGPTGVGKTDLSIKIAQHFNTVISSSDSRQVYREMSIGTAVPEKKQLEAVKHHFIHTHSIHDYFSSWECEQQTLDLLDHLFKTKNEVLLVGGSMMYIDAICNGIDEIPTIDPDLRNEVAERAQKEGIESLRMQLKQLDPVFYDQVDLKNAKRVIHAVEVCLMTGKPYSELRTNTKKKRDFNIVKVGLNRDRAELYAKINLRVDLMMKEGLLEEAETLFEYRHYNSLNTVGYKELFEYLEGNINLDEAIELIKRNSRRYAKRQLSWFNRDKEIEWFHPDQEKEIMQYLKRQL, encoded by the coding sequence ATGTCTAAAACCCTGATTGTTTTACTGGGTCCTACAGGTGTTGGCAAAACCGATTTAAGCATTAAAATCGCGCAACATTTCAATACAGTAATCTCATCATCCGATAGCCGTCAGGTTTACCGGGAAATGAGCATTGGAACTGCAGTGCCTGAAAAGAAACAATTGGAGGCAGTAAAACATCATTTCATTCATACTCATTCCATTCACGACTATTTTAGTTCCTGGGAATGCGAACAACAGACCTTAGACTTACTGGATCATCTTTTTAAAACAAAAAATGAAGTCCTTTTAGTAGGTGGAAGTATGATGTATATCGATGCTATCTGCAATGGTATTGATGAAATTCCGACTATTGATCCGGATTTGCGCAATGAAGTTGCAGAGCGTGCCCAAAAGGAGGGAATTGAATCATTGCGCATGCAGTTAAAACAACTCGATCCGGTGTTTTACGATCAGGTAGATTTGAAAAATGCAAAAAGAGTGATTCATGCGGTTGAGGTTTGTTTAATGACTGGTAAACCCTATTCCGAACTTAGAACAAACACCAAGAAAAAGAGAGATTTCAATATTGTTAAAGTCGGCTTAAACCGGGACAGAGCAGAATTGTATGCAAAAATCAACTTACGGGTTGATTTAATGATGAAAGAAGGTTTACTTGAAGAAGCAGAAACCTTATTTGAATACCGTCATTACAACTCGCTAAACACAGTTGGCTACAAAGAACTATTTGAATATTTAGAGGGAAATATCAATCTTGATGAAGCCATTGAGTTGATCAAAAGAAATTCGAGAAGATATGCAAAACGCCAACTCTCATGGTTTAACAGAGACAAAGAGATTGAATGGTTTCATCCTGATCAGGAAAAAGAAATTATGCAATATTTAAAAAGGCAGCTTTAG
- a CDS encoding IS1096 element passenger TnpR family protein: protein MIYKFKITSPEVKNFVLEIEIDHEQTYLEFHNTIQETIGYDNSQMASFYQVGANDERGLEIALFEMNTEDDDNFNVVAMDVAMIREFVSSERPELIYVFDFFSDRFFNVQLIEKGISKSKTKYPKCTLSKGDAPIQIKMDAEDFEGLGFGEFEAKSEKTMTADDYLADFDDEFDEGPEFENLDDYEDIL from the coding sequence ATGATATATAAATTTAAAATAACCTCACCTGAGGTCAAAAATTTTGTTCTTGAAATTGAAATTGATCATGAACAAACTTATTTAGAGTTCCATAACACCATTCAGGAAACGATTGGATATGATAATTCTCAAATGGCTTCTTTTTACCAGGTAGGCGCTAATGATGAAAGAGGCTTGGAAATTGCCCTTTTCGAAATGAATACCGAAGACGATGACAATTTTAATGTTGTTGCAATGGATGTTGCAATGATACGTGAATTTGTTTCCTCTGAAAGACCCGAATTAATTTATGTTTTTGATTTCTTTTCTGATCGTTTTTTCAATGTTCAGTTAATTGAAAAAGGCATTTCAAAATCCAAAACCAAATATCCTAAATGTACATTATCCAAAGGCGATGCACCCATACAAATTAAAATGGATGCTGAAGATTTTGAAGGTCTTGGTTTTGGGGAATTTGAAGCAAAATCTGAAAAAACCATGACTGCCGACGATTATTTGGCCGATTTCGATGACGAATTTGATGAAGGCCCTGAATTTGAAAACCTGGATGACTACGAAGACATTCTTTAG
- a CDS encoding acyl-CoA reductase, whose product MNKTERIRAFVELGNFLSQFSSEDAKPAEHRLNSTYYNEFKALLDRVSNENLWFTPHHVHASINGICTFLKEQKLNEWLNRYSVPDKNTQLKVAVIMAGNIPMVGFHDMLSVLISGHSFIGKLSSKDNQLLNFVSKLLIEINSEFDELISFQSERLSGENKFDAIIATGSNNSARYFEAYFKKYDHIIRRNRNSVAVLSGNETNEELEALAKDVFLYFGLGCRNVSKLYIPKGYDLVHLLDCWKNYSFVNDHNKYANNYDYQRSMFLMNRIEHLDTGFVLLNENTAITSPIGVVNYEYYSEINDLKINLNTNSELIQCIVGNGIPNAVPFGKAQEPELWDYADNVDTMEFLSKLKSK is encoded by the coding sequence ATGAACAAAACTGAAAGAATAAGAGCATTTGTTGAGTTAGGTAATTTTCTATCTCAGTTTTCATCTGAAGATGCAAAACCTGCTGAACACAGACTAAATTCAACATATTATAACGAATTTAAAGCCTTACTTGACAGAGTCTCAAATGAGAATTTGTGGTTCACGCCACATCATGTTCATGCATCCATAAATGGTATTTGTACTTTTTTAAAAGAGCAAAAACTGAATGAATGGCTAAACCGCTACTCTGTTCCCGATAAAAACACGCAACTAAAAGTTGCTGTAATTATGGCTGGAAATATCCCTATGGTAGGATTTCACGACATGTTATCAGTCTTAATATCCGGTCATTCTTTTATTGGAAAATTATCGTCAAAAGATAACCAGTTACTCAATTTTGTCTCAAAACTACTGATTGAAATCAATTCTGAATTCGATGAACTCATCTCATTTCAATCAGAAAGATTAAGCGGTGAAAACAAATTTGATGCAATAATAGCTACCGGAAGTAATAATTCAGCCAGATATTTCGAAGCCTATTTCAAAAAGTATGATCATATCATCCGCAGAAATAGAAATTCAGTTGCAGTACTATCAGGCAACGAAACCAATGAAGAATTGGAAGCACTTGCAAAAGATGTATTTTTATATTTTGGATTGGGATGCCGAAATGTTTCAAAGTTATATATCCCGAAAGGATATGATTTGGTACACCTTCTTGACTGCTGGAAAAATTATTCGTTTGTAAACGATCACAATAAATACGCAAACAACTACGATTATCAGCGTTCAATGTTCTTAATGAATAGAATAGAACACCTTGATACCGGTTTCGTTCTTCTAAATGAAAATACTGCAATTACCTCTCCAATAGGAGTTGTAAACTATGAATATTATTCCGAAATTAATGATCTGAAAATCAATTTAAACACAAATTCAGAACTAATCCAATGCATTGTAGGGAATGGAATCCCTAATGCAGTTCCATTTGGAAAAGCGCAGGAGCCGGAACTATGGGATTATGCCGACAATGTGGATACAATGGAGTTTCTATCGAAATTAAAATCAAAATAA
- a CDS encoding CCC motif membrane protein: MENRNQTSTNKQEVLPNSSSILVLGILSIFLFCFAGIISLVMAIIALILSKQATKLYQETPHLYTSASWNNVTTGKTCAFIGLLLATISFLLFVIIILIGAGFALSFLSNFV; encoded by the coding sequence ATGGAAAACAGGAATCAAACCTCAACCAATAAACAAGAAGTACTGCCTAACTCATCAAGCATATTAGTTCTTGGGATTCTCTCTATTTTTTTATTCTGCTTTGCCGGAATTATCAGTTTAGTAATGGCGATCATTGCATTAATTTTATCGAAGCAAGCGACTAAATTGTATCAGGAAACACCCCATTTGTATACCTCAGCCTCATGGAATAATGTTACTACCGGTAAAACATGCGCATTTATTGGACTCTTGCTTGCCACTATTTCCTTTTTACTATTTGTAATTATTATTCTTATAGGAGCAGGATTTGCATTAAGTTTCCTTTCCAACTTTGTTTAA
- a CDS encoding DUF2752 domain-containing protein, translated as MWQNIINWLENHLAACTFQEHFGVACPGCGLQTSLIALLKGDIWESIHLYPALIPMLSMLPLLLLHLKFKFSWGTILLKYLFFLSVLLILFSYIYKINSY; from the coding sequence ATGTGGCAAAACATCATCAATTGGCTCGAAAATCATCTGGCGGCTTGTACTTTCCAAGAACACTTTGGGGTTGCATGTCCTGGTTGTGGCTTGCAAACTTCCCTGATAGCACTGCTCAAAGGTGATATTTGGGAATCGATACACTTGTATCCTGCACTTATTCCAATGCTGAGTATGCTCCCTCTTTTACTTCTGCATTTAAAATTCAAATTTTCATGGGGCACAATTCTTCTAAAATATCTTTTCTTTCTATCAGTACTATTAATACTCTTCTCATACATTTATAAAATCAATTCCTATTAA